The genomic region CGAACTTCAGCTCGGCATAACGCCCCAACGCTGCGTCCTCACGGAACACCACCTCCCCGACCAAGCCTTCACGGGTCGCATAGGCAAAGTCATCCCACAAATATTGATCACCCGACAGATTGATCTGCGTCGTCAGGTGCCGATGCCCCGGCGCGCTGATGAAAAAGTGCACATGTGCCGGACGCTGGCCATGGCGCCCGAGCTGGTTCAGGCATTCCTGGGTCGGCCCCTGCGGGTCGCAGCCATAGCCGGACGGCACGATGCTGCGAGCGCGGTAGCGGCCGTCGGCGTCGGTAATGATGCGTCGACGCAGGTTGTACTCGGACTGGCTCGAGTCGAAAAACGAATAGGTGCCCTTGGTGTTGGCGTGCCACAGGTCAACGGTAGCGCCGGCCAATGGTTGGCCGTGAAGATCGAATACCTGGCCTTCAAGGTGCATGACGGTGGCGACGCCCTCTTCGCTGCCGTCATCCATTCGGCATTCACCTTCGCACAGGGGCGCGCCGGCAACGTACAGCGGGCCTTCGATGGTGCGTGGCGTGCCGCCGGTCAAGCCGATCTGTGCATCCTTGGCGTCCTGCAACAGGTCGAGGAAGTGCTCGATGCCAAGGCCGGCGACCAGCAGTCCGGCTTCGGAACGCGCGCCCAAACGGTTGAGGTAGTCGACCGCTTTCCAGAACTCGTCCTCGCTGATTTCGAGGTCTTCGATGATTTTCGCGCTGTCCTGCAAGATGCGCAGGACGATGTTTTTCAGCCGGGAGTTGCCGTCGTCGTTGGTAAAACCGGCGGCTTCTCTGAAGAAGGCTTGCAGCTCGGCGGTGTGGGCAATTTTCACGGTCATGGTGGTTACCTCATCTTGTTGTTTTGTTGGCGCAGTTTCTTGGCTCCCCCCGATCCCCTGTGGGAGCGAGCCTGCTCGCGAATGCGGTGGATCAGTCACTATTGATGCCGAATGACATATCGCTTTCGCGAGCAGGCTCGCTCCCACAAGGTTTTCGGGGCGGACCGGAATTTAGCGATCGTCCGTATGGATCGACGACGGATGCCGGCAGAGACCATCAACCTCAATGTCCATGTAGGGAAACAGCGGCAAGCGCATCAGCGTGTCGTGCAGGGCCTCAACACTCGGCACATCGAACACGCTGTAATTGGCGTAGTGCCCGGCGATGCGCCACAAGTGCCGCCAGACGCCGTCGCGTTGCAGCCGTTGCGCCAATTCCTTTTCGTCCGCCTTGAGCCGGGTGGCCAGCGACGGGTCCATGTCGACGGGTAATTTCACGGTCATTTTTACGTGGAACAACATGGTGACTCTCCTGATTCAGTGGCGACGAAAACGCGCCAGACGCTCTTCGTCCAGCGTCAGGCCAAGGCCTGGAGTTCGCGGGATATGCAGGTGGAAATCGCGGTACTGCGGCGTTTCAGTGACGATGTCTTCGGTCAGCAACAACGGCCCAAACAGCTCGGTGTCCCAGGTCAGTTGTTTGAGCGTGAGGAAGGCGTGCGCCGAGGCCAGCGTGCCGATGGAGCCTTCGAGCATGGTGCCGCCGTACAGCGCGATGCCGGCGGCCTCGGCGATTTGTGCGGTGCGCAATACGGCGCGCGGGCCACCGTTTTTGGCGATCTTCAGGGCGAATACACTGGCAGCGCCGTCGGCCGCGAGGCTGAAAGCATCCTCGACGCTTTCGATCGATTCGTCGGCCATGATCGGCGCCAGGCTGCGCTGATTCAGGCGAATCTGCCCGGAGCGGTTGACCCGCGAAATCGGCTGTTCAATCAGGTCGATACCGTTGTCACCGAGCACCTGACAGCCGCGAATCGCCTGGGATTCATCCCAATACTGGTTGACATCAACCCGCACGCTGGCGCGCTCGCCCAAGGCTCTTTTGATCGCCACCACGTGTTTGAGATCCTGTTCCAGCGGGTTGGCGCCGATCTTCAATTTGAAGATGCGATGGCGACGCGCTTCGAGCATCTGCTCGGCTTCGGCGATGTCGCGGGCGGTGTCGCCGCTGGCCAGGGTCCAGGCCACTTCGAGGCTGTCACGCACGCGGCCGCCGAGCAGTTCGCTGACCGGCAGACCGAGGCGCTTGCCTTGGGCGTCGAGCAATGCGCTTTCGATACCGGACTTGGCGAAGGTGTTGCCCTTGGCGATCTTGTCGAGCCGCTGCATCGCGGCGTTGATGTTATTGGCGTCCATGCCGACCAGCGCCGGCGCCAGATGCGCGTCGATATTGGCTTTGATGCTTTCCGGGCTTTCATAACCGTAGGCGAGGCCGCCGATGGTGGTCGCTTCACCGATGCCTTCGATACCGTCACTGCAGCGCAGACGCAGAATCACCAGGGTCTGTTTTTGCATCGTGTGCATCGCCAGCTTGTGCGGGCGAATGGTCCGCAGATCGACGATGATCGTCGATACGCTTTCAATCAGAATTCTCTGCATGTCTGTGTCCCTTGAAAACGTGATCAACCGAGGTCGCCGCCACCGACCGGCAAAGTCACGCCGGTGATGTACGAGGCGTCATCGGAGGCCAGAAAGAGGATCGCGCCGACCTGTTCGTCGAGGCTGCCGTAGCGTTTCATCAGGCTGCTGTCGAGGGTTTGCGCAACGATTTCCTGATACCAGGCCTGCTCCTGCGCCGACTGTTCGCCGGCATTGCGCGGGATGCGCCGGGGCGGCGCTTCGGTGCCGCCCGGTGCAGTAGCGTTGACGCGAATGCCGCGCTCGGCGTTCTCGAACGCCAGGCACGCGGTCAGCGCATTGATGCCGCCCTTGGCCGCGCCGTACGGCACGCGATTGATGCTACGGGTGGCAATCGACGAGACATTGACGATGGCGCCGCGCCCTTGCTTGAGCATGTACGGCAGCGCGGCGTGGCAGCACCACAGGGTCGGGAACAGCGAGCGGCGGACTTCGGCTTCAATCTGTTCGACTTCGTAATGCTCGAACGGCTTGGCCCAGATCGTGCCGCCGACGTTGTTGATCAGGATGTCGAGTCGGCCGAAGGTGTTGATGGCTTCAGCCATGACCCGTGCACAATCGGCGTATTGCTCAAGGTCGGCGGTCAACGCGAGAACGCCCTCGCCTTGCAGTTCGTGAACCAGCTCGGAGCGATCAACCGCGACCACTTGCGCGCCTTCGTTCAGCAGGCGTTCGCAGACGCGGCGGCCGATACCCTGCGCCGCGCCGGTGACCAGCGCGACCTTGTTGGAGAATCTGTTGTTCATGACAACCTCGAAAAAGGATTTCAGGCAGCCGCAGCGGCAAATTTTTCGTAGTAGAAATTCGCGGGAGTGATGCCCTGCTCGCGGATGTATTGGCTGACCGCTTCGACCATCGGCGGCGGGCCGCAGAGGTACACGTCGACGTCGCCTTCATTGAGGTGGCGCGGCTCGATGTGCTGGGTGACGTAGCCCTTGAGTGGATGCGCACTCTGCGGGTTGGCCACGCAGGCGCCGAAACTGAAGTTCGGGATGCGGGCGGCGAAGACTTCGAGACGATCAAGTTCAACCAGATCGAAATCGTTGGTCACGCCGTAGATCAAATGCACGGGATGATCGCTGCCCTGCTCGGCGATCTTTTCCAGCATCGCAGTGAACGGTGCCAGGCCGGTGCCGCCCGCCAACAACAGCAGCGGCCGCTTGATCTCGCGCAGGTAGAAACTGCCTAAAGGCCCCGCCAGGTTCATGCTGTCGCCGGCCTTGGCCAACCCGGTGAGGAAGCTGCTCATCAAACCGCCAGGCACGTTACGGATCAGGAAGCTGACTTCGCCGTCCTTCTGCAACGAGCTGAAGGAGTAGGCGCGGGTCTGCTCACTGCCGGGCACTTGCAGATTGACGTACTGGCCCGGCAGAAACGCCAGTTTGCTCAGCGCTTCGCCCTTGATCGACAGCGCGATAGTGCTTTCGGACAACTGCCGGACAGCGCTGATCGATGCCTGGAAGTTCGCTTGTTCGGTCTTGCACACCTGCGAGCCTGCCGGCACTCGCACCACACAGTCGCTTTCAGCGCGCATCTGGCAGGTCAGCACATAGCCTTGCGCAAGCTCGTCGTCGCTCAAGGCGTCTTCAATGAAGTTGTCGCCCATGTCGTACCGCCCGGCTTCGGCGAAACATTTGCAGGTGCCGCAGGCGCCATCGCGGCAATCCAGCGGGATGTTGATGCCTTGGCGATACGCCGCGTCGGCCACGGTTTCATGGCCGCTGGCCTCGATGAAACGGGTGACGCCGTCTTCAAAATTAAGCGCGATCTGGAAATTCATGGTGCACCTCGTCGTGTCGACTAGATGTGATAAATGTCGATGACCTGACGGACGTAATCGTTTTTCAGCACGACTTTCTTGGCCTTGATCAGCGGCTGTTCGCCACGCAGATCGAGGGTGTAGAAACTGCTGCCGAAGTAGCTGTCGGTGACCTGATAGCGAAAGCTCAGGGTGTGCCAGTTGAAGCGCACCAGGCACTGGTCTGCGCTCTGCTCGACGATTTCGATGTTGCTCAGGTTGTGCGAAGTGCGGGTGTCGGGGATGGTCGCGCTGGAGCGCTCGGTCTTGATCCGAAAGATGCGGTCTTCGAGGCCGCCACGGTTGCCGTACCAGATCAGCGAGATTTCGCTTTGCGGGTCTTCGGTGAGCGTGTCGTTGTCGTCCCAGGCCGGCATCCAGAAGGTCGCGTCGGCGGCGTACAGTTCCAACCATTGATCCCACTGGCCGTCATCGAGATAACGTGCTTCGCGATAGAGGAAGTCACGCACGGTGTCGTAGCGGTTGCTCATCACACGGCCTCCACGGGGATCAGTTGTGGTTCGCTGGCAGCGGCTTTGAGCATGGTTTCCTGCCAGTACTTGTGTTGCAGCACGAACAGGCCTTCGTCTTCGGTACGCATGCCGGAGAGCAATGGTTTAAGGTCGATTTCTTCGGCGGCGGCGTCGGCGCCTTCGACCCAATGGGTGGCGCCACGGGACATGTCGTTCCAGCCGCGACCCGCGCCATAACCGGTCTGGCATGAGCGGAACTCTTCCAGATCATCCGGCGTGGCCATGCCGCTGACGTTGAAGAAGTCTTCGTACTGCCGAATGCGTTTGGCTCGGGCTTCGGCGCTCTCACCTTTGGGGGCGATGCAGTAAATGGTGATTTCGGTCTTGTCGACCGAGATCGGCCGGGCGATACGGATCTGCGAACTGAACTGATCCATCAAGTAAACGTTGGGGTACAGGCACAGGTTGCGCGAGTTTTCGATCATCCAGTCGGCGCGGGCCTGGCCGAAATCACGGGCCAGTTCGTCGCGGCGCTCATAGGCCGGACGGTCTTCAGGGTTGGCCCAACGGGTCCAGAGCAGCAAATGGCCGTGATCGAACGAGTAGAAACCGCCGCCCTTCTTCGCCCAACTGCCGGCGCTCATGGTCTTGATCGCTTCACCCGCTTCGCGCTGCTGGCGCTGGTTCTGGGTGGCGGCGTAGTTCCAGTGCACCGAGCTGACGTGGTAGCCGTCAGCACCGTTTTCGGCGGTGAGTTTCCAGTTACCTTCGTAGATATACGAGCTGGAGCCGCGCAACACTTCCAGGCCTTCTGGCGACTGATCGACGATCATGTCGATGATCTTCGCGGATTCGCCCAGATGTTCAGCCAGGGATTTCACATCGGCATTCAGGCTGCCGAACAGGAAGCCGCGATAGGACTCGAAACGCGCAACTTTGGTCAGGTCATGGGAGCCTTCGCAGTTGAAGCCTTGCGGGTAACCGGCCTCGCTCGGGTCTTTGACCTTGAGCAGTTTGCCGCTGTTGTTGAACGTCCAGCCGTGAAACGGGCAGGTGTAGCTGGAGCGATTGCCGGACTTGTGCCGACAGAGCATCGCACCACGATGGCTGCAGGCATTGAGGAACGCATTGAGCACACCGTCCTTGTTGCGTGCGATGAAGATCGGCTGGCGCCCCATGGTGGTGGTGAGAAAATCGTTGTTGTTGGGGATCTGGCTTTCATGGGCGAGGTAAATCCAGTTACCTTCGAAGATGTGCGCCATTTCCAGTTCGAACAGACGCGGATCAGTGAACATCTCCCGCTTGCAGCGGTAGGCGCCCTTCTCTTGGTCTTCATCAAGCATGGCATTGAGGTAGTCGATTCCCAGGGACATGGCCGGGGCCTCCATTGTTATTGTTCAGGCCAGGTCAGATTAGGGAGGCGATGCACGGGGCAATAGCCGAATCCTGCAGATCGCTATCCGTTTTGTGCAGGATGGCGCGGCAGATGATTCGGCGTGTTTCGGAAGGGGTTTAGCGCAGTGTTTTAGTGGCGGCGTTTGAAGGTCTGCGATGGCAGTTCGCCGTACTGTTGGCGATAGCTATCGGAGAAGCGGCCGAGGTGCAGAAAGCCGTAGTCCAGGGCCAGCTCGGTGAGATTGCGTACCGGGCAGCGTGGGTCGCTGAGGCAGGCGTGAATGCGTGCCAGTTTGCGCTGGCGGATGTATTGCATTGGCGTGACGCCGAGTTGGCGTTCGAACAAGCTGTACAGCGAGCGCGGGCTCATGCTCGCCTGTGCGGCCAGATGTTCGGCGGCCAAATCCAGTTTAAGGTTGCGTTCGATGTAATCGAGAATGCGCTCGAAGCTGACATTCGGTGCGCTCAGGCACTCACGGCTGACGTTGGTGTTCATCAGCGAAATCAGTTTGCTGCCGATGATCTGCGCGTAATGCTCCTGTACCCGCAGCAACGGATCGCTGGCCTCGGCTTCCTGACAGATCATCGCCAGCAGGTTGGTGAAGCCTTCCAGCTCATCCAGCCGATAGTGATTGCGCAGGAAACGGATACCGCTTGCCGGACGCTGCCAACGCTGCTCGTCGCACACCGATTCGAGCACGCTGACCGGCACCTTGAGAATGAATTTCTCGCAGTCTTCCGAGTACGTCAGATCAACCGGATCATCCGGGTTGATCAACAGCAACTCGCCGGGCACCAGATGCTGTTCGCGCTTGTGCCCGCGCCACAGGCAATTGCCTTGCAAGAGCACTTGCAGGTGGTAAACGGTCTCCAGCGCCACTGAGGTCACGCGCACGCTGCCGCCATAGCTGATGCGGGCCAGATCGAGATCGGCGAGTTTGCGATGGTTGAGGCTGGCTTGCGGGTGGGTGGTTCTGGACAGGCCGATGAAGTGCTGGCCGACGTGCTGATTGACGTAGTCGGAGACGGCATAAGGGTCAGCGTGACGGAACACGCTGCTGCGATCGCTCAGCAGATGGCTGTCCATGGGGCATTGCTCGTTGTTGTCGTTATTTTCGGATCACGGGGTTTCAGGCATCACGAGTCACAGTACGCCGGAGTGTCGGGGTGGGCAATTGGGCGAAGGTTTGGGTACTCGATAATCGAACGCTTTTTGCGGACTACAGAGTGGTTTGAACAACGCCTACACTTGCCGAAGAAATGCCCTACACGCAAAAAAAACCCGACACAGAAAAATCCTACTTATGACAGTTTTATAAAACAAAAAAAACCCGTTCCAGTCGAAACTGAAACGGGCTTCTCCCACCTCAACGGCCGTTACTTCAGGTCGTCAAAGCGGTCTCGCAGGAACTCGTAAAAGCGAAATGCTTTAAACAATCTCCATACAAGGCTCAGCGTACGCAGCAAAAGCTTCATACGTTTTGGCCTCCAGGGCTGGGGGCCAAACCTCCGGCAAACTTACCGGATCATGCTTGCCTTCAGCCTGCACGTTAAAGCAGCTAGTGAGGCGGCCGGTTGAAATCCCTCCGAAACATCATTCCGGCACGGGTGCAAAACCGTGTCAAAGGGCATGAAACCGTTTAGTCACCAGCCTGGCCTCAGCGCTGCTCGAACAAGTGAGCGCCCGCATCATAACCTTCATTCAAAGGCTTTCAGGAAAAGTAATTTTCTGTTTTGTTAACCATTATTTCTGCCAGCTTTTTCTGGAAACCAAATAGCGCAGACAACCAGTTTATTACGAACTTTAACCTTGCAAGGGGGCACAAAGACTCCTACCATGAGCGAACGTTAAAGCAGCTAGTGAAGCAACAAACCTCAGCCGCAAACCGAGGTTAAAAAACCACCCCGCTAAGGTGGTTTTTTTTCGTCTGCCTTTTCACTGCACTCGACGATGAAAATCAGATCACAGCACCCGCGCCCACGTCTGACTCACCAGATCCTTGCCAAAGCTGTGAACCGCTTCTTCCTCCACCAGTTCAAACCCGGCCTGCTGATAAATCTTGCGTGCAGCCGTCAGGTTGCTGGTCGTCCACAGGGTCATTTTCTGGTAGCCAACCTGGCGGGCGAAACGCAGGCACTCCTCGACCAGACGGCTGCCAATGCCCAAGCCCCGCGCGCTGGCGTCGACGTAGAGCATGCGCAGTTTGGCGGTGGTGGCGTCCTGACGGACGATGAACACGGAGCCGATGACCTTGCCGTCCTTTTCCGCAATCCAGCAGCGCTCGCTCGTCGGGTCGTAATCACGCAGGTACTTGGCGACCACCTCGGCCACCAGCGCCTCGAACTCCGAATTCCAGCCGTATTCACGGGTATACAGGGCCGCTTGTTGCTGCATCACCGTGCCCATGTCGCCGGGCTGCGGATCGCGTAATACGTAGGTTGCGTCTTTGTTGCCTTGCAGCAGTGTCTGGATCAACGTCATGGCGCCGATCAGTTGCTTCTGCTGCGGTTCAGGCAATCGCTCGAGCATGGCGACGATCTGTTCGCGGGAGGCCTTTTCCAGCGGGATCAGGATTTCACGGCCCAGGTCAGTAAGGTGTAATTGCGCAGCGCGAGCATCCGTGGGTGACGGCACTTTCTGGATCAGGCCGCGCTTCTCGAAACCGCTGATGATGCGGCTCATATAACCGGCGTCGAGGCCGAGCATCTGGCGCAGATCCGCGCTGGTCAGATCACCGCGCGAGGCCAGCTCATACAAAATGCGTAGCTCGGTCAGCGAGTAGTCGCTTTGCAGCAGATGCTCCTGCAGTACGCCGATCTGATGGGTGTAGAAGCGATTGAAGCCGCGCACGACGTCGGCTTGCTCGAGGAGATGGCTGCTGGACATGGCAAACACTCAGATAATTGCTTAAGGCAACTATATATTTGCCTAAAGCAACCATGTCAACAGAAAGCTATTTACATTTGGCCAAGACCACCTGACAGGTGTTCGGCGTGCCCCCGGAGCGCCCGGCATAACGGATGCAGTTGTTCATCGATTTCTGCCGGGCCATGTTCAGACTGGAGCCCCACGCCAGACCGCCCTCGCCGACCGACGGCAAGGCTTTGGCGTAGCAGGCGTCCCCAACGCCGGAGGGCGGATAGTGTTTGCGGCTTGAGCAGCCTGCCGTCAGCGCCAGGCTGAGGGCGATCAAGGTGAGTAAAACCCCACGCGAGCATCGGTTCATCATCGCATTCCACCTGTCGCCAAAGGGGCCGTGACCTACAGAGTCTAGCCCCCTCACCTGCACAAATCTTCTAAACGTCGACGAGCATTGCGCGGTATTTTATGGGGCCGCACCTTTCAATGGCGAACTCTGGAGCCTTCGTGGATAAACGCAACTGGATCGAGCTGTCCCAGGATGTCGACACCGGGATTGAATCGATTCGCGCTCACTTTGAGGGCCATGCCTACGATCCGCACTGGCATGACAGCTTCCTCGTCGGCGTTACCGAGCAAGGTGTGCAGCAGTTCAATTGCCGCCGCGTGCGCCATCGCAGTACGCCGGGCAACGTGTTCCTGCTGGAGCCGGGGGAGATCCACGATGGGCAAGCGCCGACCGAGGAAGGTTTTACCTATTCGATGCTCTACCTCGATCCGCACTGGCTGGAGCGTGAACTGCATGCGCTGTTCGAAGACGCACCGTCCGACAGCCAGCCCGGTTTTGCCGACACGCTGAGTCAGGACCCGCGTCTGGCCACAGCGATCAGCCACGCTTTCCAGGCGTTGCATGACGGCGATCTGCGCATCGTCCGGCAGACCGCCGTCGATGGCTTGCTGAGCTCGCTCACGCGGCATCTCGACTGGCGCAAGCGCCAGGTTTTCGATCCGCGCCTGCCGTTGGTGGCGCAACTGGCGCGGGATTATCTGCACGCGCACACCTATGAAGATATCGGTCTCGATGATCTCGCGCAGGTCTGCGGAGTAGACCGTTTTCGTCTCAGCCGCGCCTTCAAGTCTGCTTTTGGCCTGGCGCCGCACGCGTACCTGATCCAGCTGCGCTTGGCCAAGGCGCGGCAGTTACTGGCTCGGGGTGAAACGCCGGCGCAGGTCGCCAGCGTGCTCGGTTTTGCTGATCAGAGTCACCTTGGGCGCTGGTTCCGCCGGGCCTACCAACTCACTCCCGCCGACTACCGCAAGCGCTGCTCAAACCTTCCAGACTGACGCACGTCAACTGGCGATCATGGATGCCTGTTTTCATTTTCAGGGAATCCGGATCATGGCGTCATTATTGCCCTTCCTGCTGTTTGCTTTCGTTGCCTCGATCACGCCGGGGCCGACCAATATTCTGGTGCTGAGCCACAGTTCGCGCCAAGGCTTGCTCGCCACTCTTCCAATCATTTTTGGCGCCTGTGCGGCGGCGGCGCTGATTGTGTTGGTGGTCGGCCTCGGTGCCGGCGAAACCTTGCTGCGCTACCCGCGCGTGCAGCAAGCCATGGCCTGGGGCGGTGTGCTCTGGTTGAGCTGGCTGGCGTGGCAGATCTTCCGCAGCGCGCCGCCATCGCTGGACCCGACGGGTACGCAGGAAGAAGGTTTCAGCGTGCTGGGCGCCGCCATGCTGCAACTGGTCAACCCCAAGGTGTGGATGATGGCCGTGGCGGTGGTCAGCGTGTTTGTCGGCGGTGATGACAAGACCTTGCGGCTGCTGGTTTTGTCACTCGCGTTTCTGCTGGTGTCGTTGCCGTGTATGACGTTGTGGGCGTTACTGGGCGTGGGCAGCGCGCGGTTGGTGGGATCGCCGAAAGCGTTCAAGCGGATGAATGCGGCACTGGCGCTGTTGTTACTGCT from Pseudomonas tensinigenes harbors:
- a CDS encoding muconate cycloisomerase family protein, with the translated sequence MQRILIESVSTIIVDLRTIRPHKLAMHTMQKQTLVILRLRCSDGIEGIGEATTIGGLAYGYESPESIKANIDAHLAPALVGMDANNINAAMQRLDKIAKGNTFAKSGIESALLDAQGKRLGLPVSELLGGRVRDSLEVAWTLASGDTARDIAEAEQMLEARRHRIFKLKIGANPLEQDLKHVVAIKRALGERASVRVDVNQYWDESQAIRGCQVLGDNGIDLIEQPISRVNRSGQIRLNQRSLAPIMADESIESVEDAFSLAADGAASVFALKIAKNGGPRAVLRTAQIAEAAGIALYGGTMLEGSIGTLASAHAFLTLKQLTWDTELFGPLLLTEDIVTETPQYRDFHLHIPRTPGLGLTLDEERLARFRRH
- the catC gene encoding muconolactone Delta-isomerase codes for the protein MLFHVKMTVKLPVDMDPSLATRLKADEKELAQRLQRDGVWRHLWRIAGHYANYSVFDVPSVEALHDTLMRLPLFPYMDIEVDGLCRHPSSIHTDDR
- a CDS encoding AraC family transcriptional regulator; this encodes MDKRNWIELSQDVDTGIESIRAHFEGHAYDPHWHDSFLVGVTEQGVQQFNCRRVRHRSTPGNVFLLEPGEIHDGQAPTEEGFTYSMLYLDPHWLERELHALFEDAPSDSQPGFADTLSQDPRLATAISHAFQALHDGDLRIVRQTAVDGLLSSLTRHLDWRKRQVFDPRLPLVAQLARDYLHAHTYEDIGLDDLAQVCGVDRFRLSRAFKSAFGLAPHAYLIQLRLAKARQLLARGETPAQVASVLGFADQSHLGRWFRRAYQLTPADYRKRCSNLPD
- the benC gene encoding benzoate 1,2-dioxygenase electron transfer component BenC, with the protein product MNFQIALNFEDGVTRFIEASGHETVADAAYRQGINIPLDCRDGACGTCKCFAEAGRYDMGDNFIEDALSDDELAQGYVLTCQMRAESDCVVRVPAGSQVCKTEQANFQASISAVRQLSESTIALSIKGEALSKLAFLPGQYVNLQVPGSEQTRAYSFSSLQKDGEVSFLIRNVPGGLMSSFLTGLAKAGDSMNLAGPLGSFYLREIKRPLLLLAGGTGLAPFTAMLEKIAEQGSDHPVHLIYGVTNDFDLVELDRLEVFAARIPNFSFGACVANPQSAHPLKGYVTQHIEPRHLNEGDVDVYLCGPPPMVEAVSQYIREQGITPANFYYEKFAAAAA
- a CDS encoding bifunctional helix-turn-helix transcriptional regulator/GNAT family N-acetyltransferase encodes the protein MSSSHLLEQADVVRGFNRFYTHQIGVLQEHLLQSDYSLTELRILYELASRGDLTSADLRQMLGLDAGYMSRIISGFEKRGLIQKVPSPTDARAAQLHLTDLGREILIPLEKASREQIVAMLERLPEPQQKQLIGAMTLIQTLLQGNKDATYVLRDPQPGDMGTVMQQQAALYTREYGWNSEFEALVAEVVAKYLRDYDPTSERCWIAEKDGKVIGSVFIVRQDATTAKLRMLYVDASARGLGIGSRLVEECLRFARQVGYQKMTLWTTSNLTAARKIYQQAGFELVEEEAVHSFGKDLVSQTWARVL
- a CDS encoding LysE family translocator is translated as MASLLPFLLFAFVASITPGPTNILVLSHSSRQGLLATLPIIFGACAAAALIVLVVGLGAGETLLRYPRVQQAMAWGGVLWLSWLAWQIFRSAPPSLDPTGTQEEGFSVLGAAMLQLVNPKVWMMAVAVVSVFVGGDDKTLRLLVLSLAFLLVSLPCMTLWALLGVGSARLVGSPKAFKRMNAALALLLLLSAWLTVLK
- the benA gene encoding benzoate 1,2-dioxygenase large subunit; this translates as MSLGIDYLNAMLDEDQEKGAYRCKREMFTDPRLFELEMAHIFEGNWIYLAHESQIPNNNDFLTTTMGRQPIFIARNKDGVLNAFLNACSHRGAMLCRHKSGNRSSYTCPFHGWTFNNSGKLLKVKDPSEAGYPQGFNCEGSHDLTKVARFESYRGFLFGSLNADVKSLAEHLGESAKIIDMIVDQSPEGLEVLRGSSSYIYEGNWKLTAENGADGYHVSSVHWNYAATQNQRQQREAGEAIKTMSAGSWAKKGGGFYSFDHGHLLLWTRWANPEDRPAYERRDELARDFGQARADWMIENSRNLCLYPNVYLMDQFSSQIRIARPISVDKTEITIYCIAPKGESAEARAKRIRQYEDFFNVSGMATPDDLEEFRSCQTGYGAGRGWNDMSRGATHWVEGADAAAEEIDLKPLLSGMRTEDEGLFVLQHKYWQETMLKAAASEPQLIPVEAV
- a CDS encoding AraC family transcriptional regulator: MDSHLLSDRSSVFRHADPYAVSDYVNQHVGQHFIGLSRTTHPQASLNHRKLADLDLARISYGGSVRVTSVALETVYHLQVLLQGNCLWRGHKREQHLVPGELLLINPDDPVDLTYSEDCEKFILKVPVSVLESVCDEQRWQRPASGIRFLRNHYRLDELEGFTNLLAMICQEAEASDPLLRVQEHYAQIIGSKLISLMNTNVSRECLSAPNVSFERILDYIERNLKLDLAAEHLAAQASMSPRSLYSLFERQLGVTPMQYIRQRKLARIHACLSDPRCPVRNLTELALDYGFLHLGRFSDSYRQQYGELPSQTFKRRH
- the benB gene encoding benzoate 1,2-dioxygenase small subunit, with the translated sequence MSNRYDTVRDFLYREARYLDDGQWDQWLELYAADATFWMPAWDDNDTLTEDPQSEISLIWYGNRGGLEDRIFRIKTERSSATIPDTRTSHNLSNIEIVEQSADQCLVRFNWHTLSFRYQVTDSYFGSSFYTLDLRGEQPLIKAKKVVLKNDYVRQVIDIYHI
- the catA gene encoding catechol 1,2-dioxygenase; the encoded protein is MTVKIAHTAELQAFFREAAGFTNDDGNSRLKNIVLRILQDSAKIIEDLEISEDEFWKAVDYLNRLGARSEAGLLVAGLGIEHFLDLLQDAKDAQIGLTGGTPRTIEGPLYVAGAPLCEGECRMDDGSEEGVATVMHLEGQVFDLHGQPLAGATVDLWHANTKGTYSFFDSSQSEYNLRRRIITDADGRYRARSIVPSGYGCDPQGPTQECLNQLGRHGQRPAHVHFFISAPGHRHLTTQINLSGDQYLWDDFAYATREGLVGEVVFREDAALGRYAELKFDFQLQPAPDASAEQRSQRPRALQDA
- a CDS encoding 1,6-dihydroxycyclohexa-2,4-diene-1-carboxylate dehydrogenase, producing MNNRFSNKVALVTGAAQGIGRRVCERLLNEGAQVVAVDRSELVHELQGEGVLALTADLEQYADCARVMAEAINTFGRLDILINNVGGTIWAKPFEHYEVEQIEAEVRRSLFPTLWCCHAALPYMLKQGRGAIVNVSSIATRSINRVPYGAAKGGINALTACLAFENAERGIRVNATAPGGTEAPPRRIPRNAGEQSAQEQAWYQEIVAQTLDSSLMKRYGSLDEQVGAILFLASDDASYITGVTLPVGGGDLG